From the Lathyrus oleraceus cultivar Zhongwan6 chromosome 3, CAAS_Psat_ZW6_1.0, whole genome shotgun sequence genome, the window CATACTAAAATGAAGCTTTCGATAGTTATTTTAAAATTTCTGAGACAcaatttttcatatttttcaaaGTTCACGTATTTATATTGGAAATTTGAGAAAATCCAATAAAAAGATCACAAATTTCAAAAATCCCGAAATACAATaccaaaaattcaaaaaatatccAAGGATAAACAAAAAATACCATAACTTTTGAAATTTCTAGTATACAAGGAAATTTTCAAATTTCCGATAGATAAAAAATTTTGATTATATTTGAAATTTCCGATAACAGATGCAAAAACAGACACTACTGGGAAGATGAAGTTAGGAAGTTTGTAATCTTGAACACAAAACAATTTTTATGATAAATATGTATCTATTATATATGATGACTTTTTAATTGAACCAGTTATGCAGACCGTTGTGtcaaataaaattgaaaattcATGTTTTTTATAATTCTGGGATCATACCAGAAATTTGGCATTATTTTCAATTTATGGTATCTATCTTACGAGAGCGGTAAAAATATGTAAATTCACAAAAAATTTGGTATCCACACAAAATTTTCAATATGAAGCTGGAAATGGTAAGATTTTCAGAATTTTTACAAGTATCAAGATAAATTTACTTAAAACGTAAGGTGTCATGTTTAATTGGAGAGCCGTTTCTTCTTTTATTTTGGACCACTTCCATAACTTTGATATTTTATTCACAGGAAGGTGTTTGTTTTTTTGGTTTCGGTTGACTCTTTGAGTAACAAGAAATGCTATCTTTTTCAAAAAGGATTTGTTTATCGAGAAAGACTTAGGGCCTGTTTGAAACACTTTCCAATTTTAGTtcttaaaatttgtttttcaaatctattttaaaaaattatttttaagaagaaaattaacaaaaaaatttgtttgataaggtaatttttaaaaactgttttaaaaatatgaaaatgaaaaaacatgtttgataatctaatctTTTAAAATCACATTAATGTTATTAatgaaaattataaattttttatgttttttcttcaagTTTTGTAATACTAAAAACTAAAAAGTGAGAAGGAAAACACAACTAAACTGTTTCACTTTTTTActtttaaaaactgaaaaatagaaaagagtttttaaaaacacttttgcaaaacattatattcaaacaagtttttaaattttaaattttcaaaaactaaaaaacaGTTTTTAAGATGCATTTCAAACCGGCCCTTAGTGTTTTTAGTTAAACTTCACTCTTAGCTTCTTAGATTGACTTGACAATCCTTTTTTGCTTATTAATTCTTACTTTTTTATATTCTCATCGATATATTCtttgtttataaaaaaaaaaaactacCCACATTTTATTAAGTGGATTGCCACAACGATGGTCCAAATCCATacaataattaataataatagtTAAAAAACATTGAAGgattaataataaaaaaaactatATATTCAGAATGAATAAATATATTTACAATTTTAATTATTAAAGCAAAAACTAAAATTGATATCCACTATTTATTGTCTTATCACATCTAGATCCGGTGTTCTAACTTATCACTCACACATAAACAATTTTGTAGAAACCACAACCATTGACACAAAGCAATGGAACCATGTTTCATTTAAGAAAAATAGATGTTTGCAAACTTGGAGAAAGGGAGAGTTTTGTGGAGAAAAGATTCAACCTTGAATGTTTTGAACGATGGATTAGGTTGTGTTTATTTATAGGATATAATTGCTAGATGATTATAACTAATAATACCAAATTTTAGGAAACTATCTGCCAAAAAATTAGGAAAGTAATCGTTACccaattttaattttaaatataatCTTTACTCTCTTAGGATTGAATCAGGATAAAATTTTATTTAGAATTTAATTAAGATTGCATTAAATTAAAAAACTTACTTTTTTACGTAAGGGAATGTGAAGCTATACCCATTGACGGGGTAAGTGACAACATTCTCaaccaaccccatgcttggagcaaaaaAATGCAAGAATAAAATGAACAAGTACCCTTTTGTGCATTTTTATACAAAGAACTACATAGACGTGACATAACAGTTGAACCATAGTTAATACGTGATGAAATTTTGTCTGTCATTAGCAAGGATCCGTCATTGAACCTCAAGTACAATAATCTCACATATCGTTACACAATACAATTATACTCTCTCGTACAGGAATGCATGGATAATTAGAACTAAGGCGGTTGAACGAATATTCAGAAATTGGGAGGATTCGTACAAAAAACTTCTACAATACCTGATGGCACTTAAGCATTTTGCTATTGGGGCTATTGTGCATTTGAGACCCTGTCGACATATACCCCAGACATGACTCGTGTTAgtggaaatggaatattccaccgaCTCTTATGGGCGTATAAACCCTACATCAAAGGTTTTGCGTTATGTAAACCTATTGTACAAATTGATGGAACATGATTGTATAGGAAATACAAAGGAACACTACTCATGGCAGTGACACAAGATGACAACATGAACATTTTTACAATCGCCATCGCtctagttgaaggggagactaTTGGTGGATGGATTTTTTCTCTAAAATATCTCCGAAACCTACCGATATCCTCTTTAGTGAaaacaacctattttaggttaGGGTTACAGTTTGAGATCAAACATTTAAAATGAAATTTAATGTTACAATCAAAGGAGTTGTTTAGTGAAacttcaatgaaattcattaagGAGGAAACTTTCAAAGCTAACACACAAGAGGTCACAATGTTTGACCGTTGTAAAGGCTGGTTCAACGTAGATGAGGCAATGGACCACAAAGAGGGGAAGGCAATGGGATACTTCGAGTtgaactagatagaggttggtgcgattGTGAAAGTTCCAAGCCTTCCGCATACCATGGTCACATGTCACAGAGACATGTTCAAAGGCTCGATAAGACGCTTCCAACTTACTATCCGCCGTTTATAAAGTCATAAAATTATGTAATATCTACAACAATAACTTTCTGGTGGTAGCAAATGAGGATTATTGGCCTGCATATCAAAGGGGAGATAGTCTGACACAATGAAAATAtgcaaagaaagaaaaagggttACCCTAACAGCACACATATTCAAACCaaaatggatacgacgaacaaaatggtGAGATTACGTAGTTCATGTCGTCAACCCAAACATAATCGTACAAATTGTCTCAATATTGTAGCAAGCTCCACAACATAATTCAATAATCCACTTTTAGTCTTGCTTTTTATATGTAATTCATTTTATGTAACCATTTTATTTTAGATTGAAAATAACGTTTATTTCATAAATATCACAATATTCGGTTTCAACAACTAAACAACAATTTAAACAACAACTAAACAACAAGACAAATAAATACAATGACTAAACAACATATATATGCAATTACAACCATCAGGACAATTTCCTCACAACTATGCATCATAATACGACAATCAATATCAATTTTAATTGACTCCCAAAACCGAATTTCTTCATTGTTGTTGTACACCATAACAAGCGTTTGAATTCTTCTGATATTTTCACCATCTGCAAAATCTCCATCTAACCAACATATCAAGCTCTACTGAAGATACTCGAAAGTCTCCGTGTTTCAGAGTCGGATCTTCATCAGAGGCTTTACTGCCATTGCCTGTGGCGCTTCCTCTCGTGGTCGAAATATTTTTGTTTGAAACATGGTTACTTTAATATTTGTTTGAAATCCTTAGAACCACCCTCTCTCATGCCAAGCCAAATTATTCCGGTACAATAATcaataaaataattataaatgACAATATGTAATAGTTAAAAAACATTGAAGgattaataattaaaaatatatataaatattcATAAAGAATCAATATATTTACAATcttaattattaaaaattaaaattaaaattgataTCCACATCTAAACTCGGTGTTCTAATTTATCACTCACACATAAAGGATTTTGTTTATCTAATATTTGACGACCAATCTTCTTTAAATCCACCTTGCATGCATGTTCTTCAGGATATCTATGCATTTTACAAAATACATTTCCACAACGACAATTAAATCCTAATAGTCCCACTTTTTTGTTGCAACTCTTGCACCTATTTTTCTCTGTCTTTATGTTTTGATTGTCGGTAAGAGAAGTAGCTGCCATAGCCTCACAGATACTATCAGTATTAGGGGTCATTGAAGAACAAGAAGATGTTGATTCAAAAACAAAGCTTTCATCATTTGACTTTTCAATGTTTTCTTTGAGATAATCATTGTAACACTTTGAGCAGAGATTGTTGTTTGAAGAAGAACCGTAGAAACCACAACCATTGACACAAAGCAATGGAACCATGTTTCACTTAAGAAAAATAGATGTTTGCAAATTCGGAGAAAGGGAGAGTTTTGTGGAGAAAAGATTCAAGCTTGAAAGTTTTGAATGATGGATTAGGTTGTGTTCATTTATAGGATATAATTGCTAGATGATTGTAACTAATAATACCATATTTTAGGAAACTATCTGCCAAAAAATTAGGAAAGAATTAAATAAGTGTAGATTTAATTTTTGAGAAAAATATGCAAGATCTAATATAGTCtctcaaaaaaataaaaataatttcTAGGTTTTGAAGAAAATAATCCGGACTTAGTCCCTaatttatttgcattttatttgatttattaaaaaatttaattaaataagatGAAGATAAAATAGTGATTATTTAATAGTTTtataaaaggaaaataaatacggaaggaaataaatattttttttattaaacgACATAAATGTCCTAAAAAAACTATGataatgtttttttttaataaaatattaattttggTATATCCTAATCTTATGTAAATTCTGGATAGGACTAgttatatattatttttgttttgttaaATTAATgattatttatgtttttaattatttgttaTAATAAACTCTTAAAATTAAATTTTTGATTTAGAAAATGTTAAAATCTCTTTTGAAATGATCTAAAATAACTTTATTTATAACTACCATTATTGTTACCACTTTGCAGAATATTTAGGTCTAAAACGAATTCTAAGAATTTgacatttataaaattaatttttatataaataatttaaatatacTTATTTTTTAGACTTTCTAAGATGTAAAATCATTTATTAAATTATCATAATCGATTTCTTATCAAATTTCTTTTTCAATGGATAGTAAAGTCAATCATTTAATCTTTGTTAAGGCATTGTTCATCTTAGATAGGATTTTatcaattttaatttcaaaaactACAACTAACCTTTTAATTGTTCTAGAGCAACTAACATTTTAGATTTGAGAAATAAATATGTGGATTTTGTAGAGAAGAAAGAGAGGAACTCATAGGAAGGTAGGGATGACAATGAGTAGGGGATACTATAGTATCCAAGCCCATACCCGCTAGCATATCAACGTTAGTACTCGTACCTAGGGATGTACATGAGTTGGATAAACTCACTAAATTCGGCCAAACTCATTCAAAATGATCCAAAAAAAGAGGATTTGAATGGGTAATTCGGTTCATATGATCTTGgaaaatgaaaaattgttcaaaaTAATTGGATTTCAGGTAAACACAGACCCAACCCATAAAATCCACTCAATCCATAAAGTTTACCATTAACTATTaactttttttgttttttttatgtCTCTTAATGAATTGATATATGAActaatatttatatttttatcaTTGTAATTTTGTTGAAGATATTAATGTTGAAGTCAAAACTTCCTTTTTGAATTATGAAGGACATTTTAACATTGTTATTGTCTCTTTTTTGTATTTTGATGAATGATGACTTTGATGTATTCATACTTGATTGCTTCAATTTTAGGCTCTTAATTTATTAGCCATGCATTTTAATTATTTAGGATATTACACTTTGATTATTTTGATTTTAATACTAGTAAGTTTTTAGTAATTTACGTAATTCTAGTTCTAGGTATTATCAGAGGTGGATCCAGACATTATATTCAGAATAAGAAATAATATTGTTTAATAAAGTACATTTACAATGAAAATTGTCTACTATCCATTTCTTGAAAATGAACTAAAAATAACATCATTGTTAATTGTTCCAAGACCATCTTTTTCTATAAA encodes:
- the LOC127132250 gene encoding zinc finger A20 and AN1 domain-containing stress-associated protein 6-like → MVPLLCVNGCGFYGSSSNNNLCSKCYNDYLKENIEKSNDESFVFESTSSCSSMTPNTDSICEAMAATSLTDNQNIKTEKNRCKSCNKKVGLLGFNCRCGNVFCKMHRYPEEHACKVDLKKIGRQILDKQNPLCVSDKLEHRV